The window AAGCCTGTGTATGTTTCtgtttgcatttgtgtgtgtgtttgtgtatgtgggttttttgtgtgtgtttgtttccgTGTGTGTATTTGTGAATGTGTTTGTGTTAGTGTGTTCATGAATGTGTtcatatgtatatgcatgcatatgcatgcttgcgtgtgtgtgtgtgtgtgtgtgtatagtatacCTCCCTATGTTGCTGGATATTATGACTTTCTCATCCCCAGAAGGGAGCACACATCTGGACTCTCTTTGCCCATCAAATAGGAAATTGTGCCTGGCTCCAGGGCTGGCCTCTGTTATTGCAGTTAATGCCTTTCAACAAAGAGCCTGCGAGGTTTATCAGGCACCATCCGTTGGGAGTCGCTCTGCCGTTTCTGGGCAGGGACATTCCTTTCATCTGTCAGTTAACAGGCGGCACTTTCCCCCTGTATTCTCCAGGGCCTCTGCCTGCTGCGtggcgggggaggggagagagagcatgtCACAGACAGGTCCTTTTTCAGGACAGCCTTTTCAGAACAGATGTGAAGAAGTGATTCTCTGAGATGTCCTTGGCAGGGCCTGAATCCTCCCGTTCTCCCATCCTTGTGTTTTGGATGGTCCAGGTCTCTCCCTGTATGAATGTGCTGGAGGCCTCTCCATTTCTGGAAGGACCACACCCAAACTTTCCCCAGGACTGGCTGTTCTGTTAAGGATGCTGTGGAAGAAGAAAAGTACAAGTCACAAACATGCCAGGGACGTATGAGAGGCCAGAGACATTCTTTTCAGTGCTCTCTCTTCCCACTCCCTGTGTGGCCACCAGTTTTGTGGCAAACTGTCTTTGAGCCCAAAGGTTGAGGAGCCAGAATGGAGCCTTTTGCAACAACTAAGAAACATTTCTCTGTGAACTGTTAGCTGCTCTCTGAAATCTTTTGGGGACACAAAATTTGAGGAAGGTCTGTATTTTGTGGTGTACTGGGTGAAAACCACCACCTTAGCATGTGCACAAGCCATAGCGGGGAAGTTAACATGGTTGCTAAGAGCTACAGCTTCAGGGCCAGACTTTGTGGATTTGAAACCACCTACTAGCTATGTAGCCTTGTCTAAGATACTTACACCAAATCTAAGCCTCAGTTCTTCTCTTCTTAAAAGAGAATGGTACTGGTTCCTAACTCCTGGGACCCTCAGGACTATTAATCCTGAGGATTAACTGAGGCAATGCATGTGGAATGTTTAGTAGAGTGAGAGTGTTGGCTTTGTAAGTGTTTGCTGTTCTTGTAATTATGTTTATGGTCTGGCTCACACTGCCTTCCCACCTCTCCATCTCCCTGGGAAGGTCCTCACCAAAGCTCTGAATGCTtaagagggaagaaataaaattttgcctATTTTGATAGCTTTGCTGGTTGATGGTGAGAAAATTTGTAGTGGGTGAACATAGCACTGAGATATTGAGGAACCTCCATGAGCCAAGACCAGCGGCCCCCCTGGATAGGTAAAGGATAGGGTTTGTAAACCAGAGAGTCAGTGGTGTCACCTCTGCAGGGATAGCTAGAACTTCTCTAAGTCTAGAAAGAGTTATTTATAAACCAGCCCATGAGGGTGAGCAAGATCTGTTTGTACAACTGTTttggctaccatttattgaggacTGACTTCTTGTAATGCCAGGCCCTACACATACATCTTCTCCTCTGGTCACACAGTCCCTGCAAAGATGCCATTACACTCATTTTTCCAGATCAcgaaactgaggctcatagaaGAAATTGGCCAATGTCCCATAGCTAAAAAGTGAGAGAGCTAGTCCCCAAATCTAGTTCTTTCAGACTCTAAAACCCATCTGTTTTCCATTACCCTGCATTCCCTCTCTCTTACGGTTTCCCTGAAAGTTCTATGAAGCAAAAGTTTTCCACCAATTTAGGCCTTTAGCATATGACTGTGTATTGAAAAAAAGCTCCTGCTAAAACATCCCCTATTTTTCCTGCCAGAAAAAGTGTGTTTTCCAGAGGTTCCTGATGTGCAGCCATCCTGGTTCTTGCTCCCAGATGGAGAAAGACCTGACCCAGCCACAGGCTACCTCTTGGTTGGGCCACCGGTGTCCCCACTCACCCCCCGGACACTTGCTTCAGGACAGACTTGAATTCGCCATATTTGCAGGTCAACCACATAAATTGGCCTTTCCTGGAGACTGCCAGAACTTTCTCAAAACTGTAACATCCAGAGGGAGTCACCCCCACCCAGGACCGGCAAGTGGGATGTTTAAGGAATGGGCCGGCCCTGGACGAAAGACTGAGGCCATTCATCTGCTCTGGAGTTCATCCTCGGGATCTGAGAGGCACAGCCTGGAGAAGACATCTCATCAGCCATCGGCTCCCTTAAGGTGACCTGCAGCCTCCTTTGTGCCCTGGGGGCATTTGGGCTGGTGTAGAGGCTCTCTCTCAGAAGCTCTTTCTGCTATTTTAATGCGGATAGAAAGCTTTACATTCTTTGCTAATAACATCCGGGTTTTAACAGCATCTTGTTGCCCTCGCCTGTCTCTGgcatctctcttttttccctcttctccatCTCTAGAGAAGCCACCAGAAAATGGCATCTTGCTTTTGactttctttgtgctggttattTTAGAGAACTTAGTGATCCACTTTGCAATGTCTTGTCTCCTAACATTTCAGCTTGTTTCTTAGAGAGCCCATACTTTGCTTTCTACCAGCtctttcatcattttcattttcttaaatgaaaaataagcaaaacggTATGATTTCTACATTGTCTTCTTCTCCTAAAGGATATTCTTCTTCCGGCCTCTCTTAATCTCTCTTCACAGCAACTCCCTTGATCTCCTTTATCATCAATTTATTGTCAATAAAAGTGGCTTTAGGAAGCCTCCTGTTATCTGGCAGGGTTCCAGCTTTCTGACATTTACCTATGGGACCCACTTGTTATGTCATCCCTGTGTCCTTCTGGCACTCCCTCTTAGCTGGGGAGGGTCAGTCCCCAGGGTGAGAGTGGGTTGGGATGGCCCATTCTCAGGCCTTTAGGGGTTTATGGTCTTGTACTTCCCCTTCAAAGACTGAGCTTTAGAGACATTTGGATCTAAAGGCAGCCATTTGATGCTGACTCTTTGGGTTCGCAGAGTAGTcatttgaggtttttaaaatatattttcctctgtGCTTTTTGCAATCATTCACTTTTCAGTAATTCAATAATATTTACAGAGGACCTACTTTGTGCCATCCCTTGTCCCTGTTATCCTGGAGCTTGTAGTCTAATGGCAAAGAAAGATGAGTTAATCAAGTAATCACACCAAAACACTTTCAATTCAGCCATGAAACTGTACAATTTCAGCCATGAAACTATGTAAAGAAGAGGCACATGGGGCTATGAAATCATATAATGCAAAGGACCTGTGTACTCTCAGGtaagtggttctcaaagtgtggtccctggaccggCATCTCAACGTCCGCTGTGAACTTGTTAGAAACACAGATTCTCAGTCCCTTAACTCCAGGGCTTGGGGAGAAGGTGTCCAGCATTTGCGTTTTAACCTGTCCCCAAGAGACTGTGATGTGTGCTCAAGTCTGAGAACCTCTGCTCCAGGTGATCAAAGAAGGCTTCTCTGAAGACATTAACTTTTGGTTGATGAAGGAAAGTAGGGAATAGGGTAGGGTAGAAGTATTTCAGACAGAAAGAATGGCATGTGTAAAAGCCCTGtggtctcactcctgtaatctcagcactttgggaggccgaggcggatggatcacgagatcaagagatcaacaccatcctggccaacacagtgaaaccctgtctctactaaaaatacaaaaaaattagctggatgtgctggtgcgtgcctgtagtcccagctactcaggaggctgaggctggagaatcacttgaacctggaaggcagaagttgcagtgagccgagatcgtgctactgcactctaggctggtgacagagcaagactccatctccaaaaaaaaaaaaaaaagaacaaaaaaaaaagccctgtgGTGAGAACAGGGAGCTTTTGAAAACATGAGGGAGTGCCCCAAGAAGCAAGGAGAAGAGTGATACAAGGTGAGTCTGACAGGTCTGGACAGGGGCCAGGATGTGCAGGTCATGGAGGCCTCATCAGGGACTGGGCAACGGGAAGCTTTTGATGTGCAGTAAACACGGGAGTGACAatatattatttgcttttattgaaaGGATAATTCTAGCTACAGTATGGAGAAAGGATGGAAGAAGAACAAGAGTCGAGCACTGGGAGGGCCTCACTGGGGTCTTGGGGAGAATGATGGTAACTTGGACTAGGGTGGCTTCTGAGGAATGGAAAGAAGGGTGCATAATCACAAGATTCCCAGGTAAAATCCACAGGTCTTGGTTATCAATTGGAGGTGTCAGGAAGGACCGTGGTGTTTTGAGTCTACATGCAAGATGGAAGATAATGATGCCAGTTTTAGCAGTGGGAAGAGATCATGAGAAGGTCCTGTTGAGTCTGAGGTACCTCTGAGCCACCCAGGTGCAAATATCAAGTAGATAGTGGAAGGTGTGCTGGAGCTCAGAGAAGTCAGGGCTGGAGATACACATTTGTGCATCATCAACAGCTAGGTGGCAATTCAAACTGTGGGCTGGGAGGCATCGCCTAAGGAGGAAGAATGTAATGAGAAGAAAGCTAGTAACGTTCATTGCAGAATGTCAGCGCCCATGTTTAATTGTCAAGTGAATTGTTTCCTCTAAAATAAGCTTAGAGGAAAGAgccaagagaaggaggaaaactaGAACCTAGAAGACCATGGTTTCACAGAGGCCGAGGGAAGAGAGTTTCCAACAGGAAGTGCCCAGCAGGGGTGAGTAGGGGGTAAGACAAGAGAAGGTGGAAGAACACCTGTTACACTAAGCGACCCAAAAGTCATTTGTGACTTTAGCAAAAGATGTTCAATGGAGGGAAGAGAGCAGAAGCTAAAATGAGGTGGATTGACACGAGAATAGCAGGTAAGAGAGTGCAGAAAGTGAGCATAGACAGCTCTTTAGAAATGGTTGTGAAGAGGAAGAGAGTGCCCTGTGGATAGGGATGTGGAGTCAGGCACATAGCTTTGGTGTGTTTGATTTTGCAGTGGGAGTGCTCCTAGCATGTTAAAGCCTAAAGACTTCGTTGAAAGGGGGAggttgaaaaaagagaaatgggatCATCTAAGGTGACCAAGGACCAGGATCCTTGACACAGGTAGGAGGATGCAGAGGCTTCGTGGGTCTCGTAGCTCCTGCTCTCGCCTGGACTTTTCTGAACCTCTGGGACCTGCCCACGCCCTGATCGCCTGCCCTGGAATGCCTGCTGTCCCTCCCTTTCTTGGCATCTCTCCTCCCCGCTGTCTCGCCTGCCCACAGTTCCTCTCCTGCAGCCTGCTCTGCTGTTTTCTCAGCTTTGTTCACCCACTGTTAAGTTATTAACTTGTCAGGGTCTAGACTCCCcgcttcctttccctcttttgaACTCACTGCTGGCTCCCTTCCCATTTGCCGCCTCAGAAAGTCAGcatttggaaggcggaggttactcTGCAGGTCAGTATTGGCAGGTACACAGGATTACAGTTAATATAATTAGTATGAGATGTGTAAGTTTTCTTAAAGACCATGAtacaactgaaaaagaaataataaacacaacTGTTATCTTGTGGAGGTAAATGGTGAACTTAAAAAATAGACGTTATCCAAAGTAGTGTCTCCAAGAAGGTTCATCTGTGAACATGTTAAGGATCGCTGGACTCTTACACGTTAATTCATGGATTCAATTATGATCAGGAATGATCCTCAGTTTTTAAAGCAAACTCAAAGAACTAGATAAGTTATTTTAACATCAGTATCGCTGTTCTGAGACATAACAAACTTTAtcttagttttttttattatttttatttttattttatttttatttttatttatttattttttttttttgagatagtcgtgctctgtcccccaggctggagtgcaatggcgcaatctcggcccactgcaacctccacctcccgggttcaagcgattctcctgcctcccacgtagctggcaccaccacacccagctaattttgtacttttagtagagacggggtttcaccgtgttggccaggatggtctccatctcttgacctcacgatctgcccgccttggcctcccaaagtgctgggattacaggcatgagccaccgcacctgccctgTCTTAGATTCTTTAGAGAGATTTGTAACAGTTCCTTAAAAAAGAATTGCACGGTTTCGTATTATTACCTAGAACTTTTGAAGTTATGAATTAACTTAATATGGGGGCTATATGGACTGAGACACCGATGGTTTCCTGTTTGTTGACTTACATCCTGCTGATAATTTTTTGTCTAAGGGCAAGAGTAAGTAAGAAGTAATATTTTTGAGCATCTACTTATGTCATCCTATTTATTCCTTGCCATCCTTTGAGGTACTTATTATCCACAGTTTTACAGGTAGAGAAAGCAGGCTGAGAACCGTGTAGTAATTTCCCAAAGTTCACAGCTTTGTAGGGTGGCAGATGTGCTAAGCGCTGGTCTGCATACTGGGACACGGAGAAGCAGCAGTTGTTGAAGTCATGTTAACAGTGATGATAGCAGTAGCTACCAGGCACTGAGTCCTCCATGTGTGAGGACCCTTCCTATATGTCATGTGGTTTAATCCCTATGATAGCCCTGCAGGGGCCatgatcctcattttacagaacagGAAGCAGCGTCGAAGAGGTTAATTATTTGTCCAGTCACACAGCTTTTCAGCAAAGAGCTGATATTCAACCCAACTCCATCTGATCCTAACTTTCTGCTCTAAAGTCAACTTGTTTGTCAGGATTAGCAATAGTTCCCTGATCACAAGAACAAAGTCTGAGGCATGgtagatgtaatttttttttctaatgttgaaTATACAGCTGCCTCCTGGCATTCCCATTGAGCCAAAATACagaatgtttatttaatttttattccttgtGAGCCTTGGTGGGGAGGAAAGGAACATCAGATATTTCTGCAAGCTTATAAATTGTTATAGGGTACTTTCTCTTCCATCTACCAACTGCTCCTGTTAAGACCCGCCCAAGAACCCAAACTTAGCTAAGAAAACATCTGAGCACATCCAGAATTAAGTATCACAAGTTGTTGAACCAACACCTTCACCATATCTACAGATGAATCCCTGACACTCACATGGAGCTGATTTACTCTGATTTGACTCATAATTCTAACAGTTTCTGTTGTCAGCTTAGTCTATAGCAACAAAATAATAGTAGAGGGCCCACTGCAGATGGGTATAGTAATACCAGAGATGAGAAGAAAGAGACCCAAAAAATGATCAGAAGCAGAAATGAGAGCCCAGAAGTGCAGCTGACCAGAAGCATTTCAGTGTCAGATCAAACACTGCCTCCTCTGTAGCCAGATCACAGCACATCTCATCAGTTACTGGTTTTCATCATGGTGACACTGAACATTCATGGAAAGTTGGCATTGAAATATGTTGGTGTCTATAATTCAGAAAGGTAGTGATGATGGGTGCAGTggttttaggggaaaaaagccaaaaaatgcaTTCGTGTTTGTCTACCCTTAAAACCCAGCTGTCCAAGAACAGTTCCCCAAGGTTCCGTGCATTGTTTCTCTTTGTATCCTCGAAGTGCGGTGTCTGATACATAGGATGTGCTCACTGATGCCGGATGATGAAACGTTGAATGACTTGTGTCCTAGGGTTCTGGATAACTCTGTTTTACCGTGGATCCTGGATGTATTCCAGGATGACTTTATGAAGGCGAGAAGGGGTAAGACCCCTGAGAGCTCagtgtttattctgtttttacaCATAGTTAGATGCGATAATACCCaccctccttaaaaaaaaaaaaaaaaaaaattcaattttttgttttgccaaCTTTCCATGAATGTTCAGTGTCACCATGATGAAAACCATGGTAGTTACTCTTATCATTACCGTCATCTTTGTCAGCACTGACCAAGGTTGCTCACTGAGGAAGATGTGAAAAAGAAGTTGGGATCTTCCTCTCCTGGGACACATTTGAAACCCAGTAGCTGGAAGCAGGCCGAAGCTATGTAACCAGCTCTCATCCACATGGGCAGGGGTCCCAGGAGTTCTCTGTGGGCTTATGGGCTACCCAGCCCCTTGACAACCCCAGTTATTAAAGACTGAGCCCTGAATAAATCAGTGCGGCTCTCCATGAGAGACAGCTGCCTTCCAGAGAGTTCCCTGTAGCCGGAAGATACGCACGCATGGAGGGTTCTGGGCAGCCCGAGGCCGGCCCCGTGGGCTGCTCAGAGCACCTGGTCTGCCTTCCCAGCACAGGGCTGATTGTTTTACAGGTCACAGCCATTTTGAAAAGGCAGACTCACTGACCTGTTTAATGAGTGCAGTTTCTGCACGAAAGCCCATATCCCTCTCCCAGGCAGCCCCAGAACTTTGCTGGGGAAGGGGGCCAAATCTCCTCTCAATGCCTGAGGGATTTCTGGCCTTAACTGCTGGTGGAATTAGCAGGAGTTATCTATAAATCCCTGAGGCATCCATCAGCCGACTGAGCGAGGCTGCCTTTTTAAAGAAGTTCACTGACCTCTTGTTAACTTAACTCCTTGTTAGGAAATATCTAATCAGCTGTGAACTAACACGTCAGGGCCCGGGGGTCTGCAGAAGCCCGGCTCACTGTGGGCTGGGTTTCCAGCTGTGTGCAGTCTGGTGTCTGAGCTGTTGTGTTTTCCTCTTTCAGCTATCTTTCAGATCATTCAGAGCATAAGGATGGGCATGTGAGAAGGCCAGGGATTTGACACCACCTCCCTCCCACTGGAGAGGGGAGGACCACGGAAGCGGTCAGCCAGTTTCTGCGGGAAGCAACAGGCCACACGGAATAGAAAAAATCGCTCCCCCACTTGTTCCCTGATCACTTCATCGTGGATGTCAGACCAAATTGCCTTCTCACAGGACATCTTGGTGCATCCGTGTTCTCAAGCGGAAAGgacattttgcttttctgttggCAGGATTAGTAGCCACGCGGGTCGTCCGCAGCAGTGCTGTCTTTTTGGCTTTTCCCCTGGTTTCACTAATGTGTGCATGTGGCCCTCTGAACGATCACTGGTTTCCTTTCTATGGATACAATCTCTCCCCCATTGAGAATTGGTTTTACAAATAAATGCCTTCGTTCAACCTTATACCATGTGTGGGTTATAGTGAGAAAACGAACGTGAAGGAAATAGCAGAATAGCTCATGGAAGGTTGGGAGGTGGAGAGACTTGGTTACGCAgttggaggaggggcagggaatCTGTGGGAGGGGAACCAGAGCTAGATTTACTCAGCAGGTCCCTGGCCAGACCCTCAAGATCTTTGCCTGAATGAAGCCCTGGGCAGTTCTAATGACCTTGCATTTTCTACACAtttgattgttcttttttttttttttccaatatttttgtcttgtcttgtttgttcttctctttttcaGTTCAGAAAAGGCATGTGCAATGTATGCAACGGTCTGATTAGTCTTTATCTCCTCTGTAGTCTGCCTCTGAGCTTAGCACAGAGCAGACGTCCCAGGCCTCTTGGTGAGAACCATCCAACCCCAGGGCCCAGCCTCAGCCACTCCAGAGCTCTGGGTAAATCAGGAGCCTTGCAGCCCTCTGGGGGATCAGCTGGCAGAATAGGTGGGTGAGGCCCTCTCCCTGGCCAGCCTCCCCCACAGCTTCTCAAAGCATAGGGTTGCCAAAGGAAGTTACGGGGACAGCCACAGGATCACTGGTAGGATTAGAGGTGGTCACCCTGCAATATGAAgcatgcttttgtttttattaatttccatCTTTGCATTagcaatttttttcattcattaacttCATGAgagctttaaaaaggaaagtgacagaCATGACCAGCGTCTCTCTAGACCACTTTACAGGTTTTGGTGTTAGTGGCACTGTTTGAATTAGGGGGCTTTTTGTTCATTGGGGTCTTTCACTTCAGACCCTTTAGTGATGTTCTTGAAGGCTTGCTTTTATCCCACCCTTTGAGCTCCCCTCCAAAAGCATCCcttcccccttcttccttctttctttcccactaAGAAGAGAGAGTAGTCAGACTGCTCCAAAATCAGCAGCCCTGGGAACAGTTTACCACCCCGTGTTCCCTTGCCActcccactccccagcccccagcccctcacaAAGTGGCAGAAGACATTTCCAGCCACTCAAGGGTGGCACACAATAGATGCCCTCCAAGCTCGTCCCCTCATCCTGTTGGCTCCGACTATCCTCTTCTAGGTCACCGAGTCAGACCAGTGTGTGGTAAGAGATCAGCCCTAAGGGATCCTGCTTGGGGCCCAGGAGCCCACACTGCCTgccaagaggaggaaaaagaaaggctcCTTGCCTTCAGGTGACTGGGTCTGTGCTCCCACGTGTCTCTTTCCAACTCCCACATTGCCTAGACTTGATTTGAGTGCAGACTTTCTCTTTCGCCCTTAATGCCCATAAAAGCACACCTCCCAAACCACCAATAGAGGCCATTACTGACCTGAGCTTTGTGGTTCATCCTTTATTGGAcagaatttttttcccctaatttggCCTTTCCCATAACAGCAATAGTCAAGAGGgtgattatccccatttcagGGAAAGGGAAACCGAATCCTGGCCAGAGTCCGTTCCAGATAGACCCTGCTTGTCCCCAGGTGACAGGTgcaatgggctgggcgtggtgggctGTTGGCTGCCATCCATAAGACTGTCCAAGATTGATTTCTCTCCCCAGGCTCTGCAATCATCCACAAACTGGTTTTCTGTTAGTTTCCAGGTAGCCTCCCTGAAGTACTTGTATATGGCAGTCTACCCTCCCTGGTGACTTTTTCCATCTGTCCTCTGCAAGCAGAAATGAGAGCTGTCTTAAGGAAGTTAGGGCCATTGTTGATTTATATTGTACTGCAGAGAGGACAGCAGTTTCCCTGTGAAACATAGTAAGAAATACACAGCAGCCCAATGCATAACGTACCCTCCAAAACAAGTTTTACAGAAAGAATTCC is drawn from Papio anubis isolate 15944 chromosome 15, Panubis1.0, whole genome shotgun sequence and contains these coding sequences:
- the SERP2 gene encoding stress-associated endoplasmic reticulum protein 2 isoform X1 translates to MVAKQRIRMANEKHSKNITQRGNVAKTLRPQEEKYPVGPWLLALFVFVVCGSGQPHKLAFPGDCQNFLKTVTSRGSHPHPGPASGMFKEWAGPGRKTEAIHLLWSSSSGSERHSLEKTSHQPSAPLSYLSDHSEHKDGHVRRPGI
- the SERP2 gene encoding stress-associated endoplasmic reticulum protein 2 isoform X3 translates to MVAKQRIRMANEKHSKNITQRGNVAKTLRPQEEKYPVGPWLLALFVFVVCGSGQPHKLAFPGDCQNFLKTVTSRGSHPHPGPASGMFKEWAGPGRKTEAIHLLWSSSSGSERHSLEKTSHQPSAPLSHETM
- the SERP2 gene encoding stress-associated endoplasmic reticulum protein 2 isoform X5 encodes the protein MSRMGSLAKLVSKYMSKGAWDLLPHTRPQEEKYPVGPWLLALFVFVVCGSEKVCFPEVPDVQPSWFLLPDGERPDPATGYLLVGPPVSPLTPRTLASGQT
- the SERP2 gene encoding stress-associated endoplasmic reticulum protein 2 isoform X2 produces the protein MSRMGSLAKLVSKYMSKGAWDLLPHTRPQEEKYPVGPWLLALFVFVVCGSGQPHKLAFPGDCQNFLKTVTSRGSHPHPGPASGMFKEWAGPGRKTEAIHLLWSSSSGSERHSLEKTSHQPSAPLSYLSDHSEHKDGHVRRPGI